The following coding sequences lie in one Lolium perenne isolate Kyuss_39 chromosome 2, Kyuss_2.0, whole genome shotgun sequence genomic window:
- the LOC127331716 gene encoding short-chain dehydrogenase reductase 3a, with product MFQAMRLLLSATKTKSGAAGRASSGSSRLLSASSGSSRLAGKVAIITGAASGIGKATAAEFVRNGAKVVIADVQDDLGHAVAAELGGPDTACYARCDVTDEAQVAAAVDLAVARHGRLDVMFNNAGITGGNYAGGPIESMDMADFDRVMAVNLRGVAAGIKHAARAMVPRSQGCILCTASTAGVLGGSGPYAYSVSKTAVVGMVRTAAAELAARGVRVNAISPYAIATSMGTRSVRDMLGLPSVGAGDEDEEAVRRVFDEDFNEMGGGIVLRAEDVARAAVFLASDDAKYITGHNLMVDGGFSVGKPLNVPSI from the exons ATGTTCCAAGCAATGCGTCTCCTTCTCAG CGCGACGAAGACGAAGAGTGGGGCAGCGGGAAGGGCGAGCTCAGGCTCGTCTCGCCTCCTCTCCGCGTCCTCCGGCTCTAGCAGGTTGGCCGGGAAGGTGGCCATCATCACCGGAGCTGCGAGCGGCATCGGGAAAGCGACGGCCGCCGAGTTCGTCAGAAACGGcgccaaggtcgtcatcgccgacgTCCAGGACGACCTCGGCCACGCCGTCGCGGCCGAGCTCGGCGGCCCGGACACGGCCTGCTACGCCCGCTGCGACGTTACCGACGAGGCGCAGGTGGCGGCCGCAGTGGACCTCGCCGTGGCACGCCACGGCCGCCTCGACGTCATGTTCAACAACGCTGGCATAACGGGCGGGAACTACGCGGGCGGCCCCATCGAGTCCATGGACATGGCCGACTTCGACCGCGTCATGGCCGTCAACCTCCGGGGCGTGGCCGCCGGCATCAAGCACGCGGCGCGGGCCATGGTCCCGCGCAGCCAGGGGTGCATCCTGTGCACGGCCAGCACGGCGGGCGTGCTGGGCGGGTCGGGCCCTTACGCGTACAGCGTCTCCAAGACGGCCGTCGTCGGCATGgtgcgcacggcggcggcggagctagCGGCGCGCGGCGTGAGGGTGAACGCCATCTCTCCGTACGCCATCGCGACGTCCATGGGGACGCGGTCCGTGAGGGACATGCTGGGGCTCCCGTCAGTGGGGGctggcgacgaggacgaggaggctgTCAGGCGGGTGTTCGACGAGGATTTCAACGAGATGGGTGGCGGCATAGTGCTGCGCGCGGAGGACGTGGCGAGGGCGGCCGTGTTTCTGGCTTCTGACGACGCCAAGTACATCACCGGGCATAATCTTATGGTAGACGGCGGGTTCTCCGTCGGGAAGCCGCTCAACGTCCCGTCGATTTGA
- the LOC139835978 gene encoding uncharacterized protein isoform X1: MGRKRPIASPPPHPSSSLLSRSSVLFCLVLVYRPSQPLAPAIGGCPAAGSVGEENQCSWEEAARGRPAATRTYPRAALRSARGGSGCGAAGSEGQARVWRQVDARRLAGGGAALVREETSSFSQHTLYSPCLSVAVSVKDIKSVDSIMIYISTLLQPGISRKSTSSAKEDSVRFTRGYSAE, encoded by the exons ATGGGCAGGAAGCGGCCCATTGCTTCTCCGCCGCCACACCCCTCCTCCTCTCTTCTCTCGCGCTCATCCGTTCTCTTCTGCCTTGTGCTTGTCTACAGGCCGTCGCAACCCCTAGCCCCAGCGATTGGAGGATGCCCTGCGGCGGGATCCGTCGGGGAAGAAAATCAGTGCtcatgggaggaggcggcgcgggggaGACCGGCAGCGACGAGGACATATCCACGAGCGGCATTACGCAGCGCGCGCGGTGGGTCTGGGTGTGGTGCTGCTGGTAGCGAGGGCCAGGCGCGAGTGTGGCGTCAAGTGGATGCGCGTCGATTGGCGGGCGGAGGCGCGGCGCTGGTCcgagaggaaacatcatcttTCTCG CAGCACACTCTATATTCGCCCTGCTTGAGTGTTGCAGTCTCG GTCAAGGACATCAAAAGTGTTGACTCCATTATGATTTACATTTCAACACTCTTACAACCGGGGATTTCACGAAAATCAACAAGCTCAGCGAAGGAGGATTCAGTGAGGTTTACAAG AGGGTACTCTGCCGAATAG
- the LOC139835978 gene encoding uncharacterized protein isoform X2 → MFNVRVVSTMGITGACGKIMRLGRTRRRHVGLGWPGSSRARGDRRRRPGPIDERLHGRKRIRGGGAGRPAVAMAGELRHDRPRAATAVGPLPLDPPSAGGGGAARGGAGTEEEEHGFGADELLHESVHA, encoded by the exons ATGTTCAATGTCAG GGTTGTATCCACAATGGGTATCACTGGCGCATGTGGCAAAATCAT GAggttggggaggaccaggagaagGCACGTGGGGCTGGGCTGGCCTGGTTCGTCGCGGGCGCGGGgagaccggcggcggcggccaggacCCATCGACGAGCGCCTCCACGGGAGGAAAAGAATAAGAGGAGGTGGTGCTGGGAGACCGGCTGTGGCAATGGCCGGCGAGCTCCGCCATGATCGACCACGAGCCGCCACCGCCGTCGGGCCTCTCCCCCTCGACCCACCTAgcgccggaggtggaggagcggCAAGGGGTGGCGCtgggacggaggaggaggagcacggaTTCGGCGCCGACGAGCTTCTCCACGA ATCGGTTCATGCGTGA